A single region of the Acidobacteriota bacterium genome encodes:
- a CDS encoding class I SAM-dependent methyltransferase, which yields MENFLGDRPTRRLEDWRDLWERDVPFPIRSHRGAAGSLLVAFKRLLRPFVRLPQTDLWERQRVFNLILLGHVLDQAERFRDWRRHQEEVDRALEERIGELDRRTRHLENFLRQGLDEVMRHDDALFGRVDRKLDRYRREADELLGLLRSALDRGGEEAAGTVRSIVDDAAYLAFEDRFRGGEEEIRERMEVYLPRLREAVPVLDLGCGRGEALTLLEEEGIECRGIDSSAAMVRRCSRRGLRVERGELPEALAGLEPGSLGGIVSFHVIEHLPPEAVDRLVRLAFVALRPGGILLLETPNPLSVCVTARSFWLDPTHLRPVHPETLRASFESSGFSSVERLDLRPYPEEERLPEIPLDGLDGQTLELADRLNRLRDEIDDVLYGHRDYALIGKRP from the coding sequence GTGGAGAACTTCCTGGGCGATCGGCCTACCCGTCGTCTCGAGGACTGGCGCGATCTATGGGAACGGGACGTTCCCTTCCCGATTCGCAGCCACCGCGGCGCTGCCGGGAGCCTGCTGGTGGCCTTCAAGCGGTTGCTGCGCCCCTTCGTTCGGCTGCCGCAGACGGATCTCTGGGAGCGCCAACGGGTCTTCAACCTGATCCTGCTCGGCCACGTCCTGGATCAGGCCGAGCGCTTTCGGGATTGGCGGAGGCACCAGGAGGAGGTCGACCGGGCGCTCGAGGAGCGCATCGGGGAACTGGATCGGCGCACCCGGCACCTGGAGAACTTCCTGCGCCAGGGCCTCGACGAGGTCATGCGGCACGATGATGCGCTGTTCGGCCGGGTCGACCGCAAGCTGGACCGGTACCGGCGCGAAGCGGATGAACTCCTCGGTCTCTTGCGCTCGGCTCTGGACCGGGGCGGCGAGGAAGCGGCGGGGACCGTTCGATCCATCGTCGACGATGCCGCCTACCTGGCGTTCGAGGACCGGTTCCGCGGCGGCGAGGAGGAGATCCGGGAGCGCATGGAGGTCTACCTGCCGCGGCTACGCGAAGCGGTGCCGGTACTGGACCTGGGTTGCGGCCGGGGCGAGGCACTGACGCTCCTCGAGGAGGAAGGAATCGAGTGCCGCGGTATCGATTCCTCCGCGGCCATGGTGCGCCGCTGTTCGCGGCGGGGCCTTCGCGTCGAGCGGGGGGAACTGCCGGAGGCGCTGGCCGGCCTCGAGCCTGGATCGCTGGGCGGGATCGTGTCCTTTCATGTGATCGAGCACCTGCCTCCGGAAGCGGTCGACCGCCTCGTGCGGCTAGCATTCGTGGCCCTCCGGCCCGGTGGGATCCTGTTGCTCGAAACGCCGAATCCCCTCTCCGTCTGTGTGACCGCGCGCAGCTTCTGGCTCGACCCGACGCACCTGCGCCCGGTACACCCGGAAACGCTCCGGGCCAGCTTCGAGAGCTCCGGGTTCTCCAGCGTCGAACGGCTCGACCTGCGTCCCTATCCCGAAGAGGAGCGTCTGCCGGAGATTCCGTTGGACGGGTTGGACGGCCAGACCCTGGAGCTGGCGGATCGACTGAACCGCCTGCGCGACGAAATCGACGACGTTCTCTACGGCCATCGCGACTACGCGCTGATCGGCAAGCGGCCCTAG
- the rpsR gene encoding 30S ribosomal protein S18: MPKRRTFFRRRKVCKFTADGIEYIDYKDVATLRPFVPERAKILPRRISGNSARHQRMLARAIRRARFLALIPYTTD, translated from the coding sequence ATGCCGAAACGCAGAACCTTCTTCCGTCGCCGCAAGGTGTGCAAGTTCACCGCGGACGGGATCGAGTACATCGACTACAAGGACGTCGCGACTCTGCGGCCGTTCGTGCCGGAGAGGGCGAAGATCCTCCCGCGCAGGATCTCGGGCAACTCGGCCCGGCATCAGAGAATGCTGGCCCGGGCCATCCGGCGGGCCCGATTCCTGGCCCTGATTCCGTACACGACCGACTGA
- the rplI gene encoding 50S ribosomal protein L9, whose protein sequence is MEVILLQDMRGLGTRGEVVDVKPGYARNYLYPRELAAPSTVANRHWFESQRAKFDARHAAERSAAAEVAAELAALKIEIAKRASETGTLYGSVTPAEVVEALAAKGVQVHRRMVDLSGGIKALGDHVVRVDLHTEVIAEVALEVVPET, encoded by the coding sequence ATGGAAGTCATCCTGCTTCAGGACATGAGGGGGCTCGGTACGCGCGGCGAAGTCGTCGACGTGAAGCCCGGCTACGCACGCAACTACTTGTACCCGAGGGAGCTTGCCGCCCCGTCCACTGTGGCGAACCGGCACTGGTTCGAGTCCCAGCGGGCGAAGTTCGACGCCAGGCACGCGGCGGAGCGCTCGGCTGCAGCGGAGGTCGCGGCCGAACTCGCGGCCCTGAAGATCGAGATCGCCAAGCGGGCGAGCGAGACGGGAACTCTCTACGGGTCCGTGACGCCGGCAGAAGTGGTCGAGGCGCTGGCGGCCAAGGGCGTCCAGGTGCATCGACGGATGGTGGACCTGTCGGGCGGCATCAAGGCCCTTGGCGATCATGTGGTGCGGGTCGACCTGCACACGGAAGTGATTGCCGAAGTCGCACTCGAGGTCGTGCCTGAGACGTAG
- the rpsF gene encoding 30S ribosomal protein S6, producing MTRTYELVFIADPRLSDEETVRLSDGFAELLTAGGKTRITQEESWGKRRLAYPIRKFTEGRYHVYYLESDGGDNNLAEVGQRMLQNERILRHLVVRTDLDLKRAASKGKAPVRSTVLAETAS from the coding sequence TTGACACGGACATACGAACTGGTCTTCATAGCGGACCCGCGCCTCTCGGACGAGGAGACGGTGCGGTTGAGCGATGGGTTTGCCGAGCTGCTGACGGCGGGCGGCAAGACCCGGATTACCCAGGAGGAATCCTGGGGTAAGCGCCGGCTCGCCTATCCCATCCGGAAGTTCACCGAGGGGCGCTACCACGTCTACTACCTGGAGTCGGACGGAGGCGACAACAACCTTGCCGAGGTCGGGCAGCGGATGCTCCAGAACGAGCGCATCCTGCGTCACCTCGTCGTGCGCACGGACCTCGATCTGAAGCGCGCGGCAAGCAAGGGCAAGGCTCCGGTCCGGTCGACGGTACTCGCCGAGACGGCCAGCTAG